One region of Trachemys scripta elegans isolate TJP31775 chromosome 8, CAS_Tse_1.0, whole genome shotgun sequence genomic DNA includes:
- the ZYG11B gene encoding protein zyg-11 homolog B isoform X1 has translation MEEASPYTLLDICLNFLTADLEKFCTERQDGTLCLQEPGIFPQEVADRLLQTMAFHGLLNDGTVGIFRGNQMRLKRACIRKAKISAVAFRKAFCHHKLVELDATGVNADITITDIISGLGSNKWIQQNLQCLVLNSLTLSLEDPYERCFSQLSGLRALSITNVLFYNEDLADVASLPRLESLDISNTSVTDITALLTCKDQLKSLTMHHLKCLKMTTTQILDVLRELKYLNHLDISDDKQFTSDIALRLLEQKDILPNLVSLDISGRKHVTDEAVEAFIQQRPTMQFVGLLATDAGYSEFLTGEGNLKVSGEANETQISEALKRYSERAFFVREALFHLFSLTHIMEKTKPEILKLVVIGMRNHPLNLPVQLAASACVFNLTKQDLAAGMPVRLLADVTHLLLKAMEHFPNHQQLQKNCLLSLCSDRILQDVPFNRFEAAKLVMQWLCNHEDQNMQRMAVAIISILAAKLSTEQTAQLGAELFIVRQLLQIVKQKTNQNLVDTTLKFTLSALWNLTDESPTTCRHFIENQGLELFMRVLESFPSESSIQQKVLGLLNNIAEVKELHSELMWKDFIDHISKLLHSVEVEVSYFAAGIIAHLISRGEQAWTLSHTQRTSLLEQLHSAILNWPTPECEMVAYRSFNPFFPLLGCFVTPGVQLWAVWAMQHVCSKNPARYCNMLIEEGGLQHLYNIKENGQTDPDVQRIAIAILDSLEKHIVRHGRPPPCKKQPQAKPN, from the exons GAGGAGGCATCTCCATATACTTTACTTGATATCTGCTTGAATTTTCTGACTGCTGACCTAGAGAAGTTTTGTACAGAAAGGCAAGATGGAACACTGTGCTTGCAGGAGCCTGGAATATTTCCACAAGAAGTGGCTGATCGACTGCTGCAGACTATGGCATTTCATG GGCTGCTAAACGATGGAACTGTGGGCATCTTTCGAGGCAACCAGATGCGTTTGAAACGAGCTTGTATCCGCAAAGCAAAAATCTCTGCAGTGGCTTTCCGGAAAGCATTTTGCCATCACAAGCTGGTAGAACTTGATGCTACGGGGGTGAATGCAGATATTACAATCACAGACATCATAAGTGGACTTGGCAGCAATAAATGGATCCAACAAAACCTTCAGTGCCTTGTGCTGAACTCATTAACTCTCTCCTTGGAAGACCCATATGAAAGATGCTTCAGTCAGTTGTCTGGTCTTCGTGCTTTGAGCATTACCAATGTGCTGTTCTACAATGAAGACTTAGCAGATGTTGCATCACTTCCAAGGTTAGAAAGTCTAGATATATCCAATACCTCTGTCACTGACATAACTGCACTCCTCACCTGCAAGGATCAACTTAAGTCTCTGACCATGCACCACCTGAAATGCTTGAAAATGACGACCACGCAGATTTTGGATGTTCTAAGAGAACTAAAATATCTGAATCATCTTGATATTTCAGATGATAAACAATTCACATCAGATATAGCACTTCGTTTACTAGAACAGAAAGATATCCTACCTAACCTTGTGTCTTTGGACATTTCCGGAAGAAAGCATGTTACAGATGAAGCTGTAGAAGCATTTATTCAACAAAGACCAACAATGCAGTTTGTGGGACTGTTAGCTACTGATGCTGGCTACTCAGAATTCCTTACAGGAGAAGGAAACTTAAAG GTGTCTGGAGAAGCAAATGAAACTCAGATTTCTGAAGCACTGAAACGGTACAGTGAGCGGGCATTCTTTGTGAGGGAAGCACTCTTTCATCTATTCAGCCTTACGCACATTATGGAAAAAACAAAGCCTGAAATTTTAAAG CTCGTGGTTATTGGAATGCGAAATCACCCGCTGAACTTGCCTGTGCAGTTAGCAGCAAGTGCATGTGTGTTTAACTTAACCAAGCAAGATTTAGCAGCAGGCATGCCTGTTCGACTACTGGCTGATGTCACTCACTTACTCCTTAAGGCCATGGAACATTTTCCCAACCATCAACAG CTGCAGAAGAACTGCCTTCTTTCACTATGCAGTGACAGGATCCTTCAGGATGTTCCATTTAACAG ATTTGAAGCAGCCAAGCTTGTTATGCAGTGGCTATGTAACCATGAAGATCAAAATATGCAGAGGATGGCAGTGGCTATAATCTCCATTCTAGCTGCAAAG CTTTCAACTGAGCAAACAGCTCAACTTGGTGCAGAGCTCTTCATTGTTAGG CAACTTCTACAAATAGTTAAGCAGAAAACAAATCAGAATCTAGTGGATACTACACTCAAGTTTACACTGAGTGCGCTTTGGAATCTCACTGATGAATCTCCAACCACATGTCGGCACTTTATTGAAAATCAAGGTCTAGAACTCTTCATGAGAGTCTTAGAG TCTTTCCCATCTGAGTCGTCTATCCAACAGAAAGTTCTTGGCCTTCTG AACAACATAGCAGAAGTGAAAGAGCTACATTCTGAGCTAATGTGGAAGGACTTCATAGACCACATCAGTAAACTATTGCACAGTGTTGAGGTAGAAGTCAGTTACTTTGCAGCTGGGATTATTGCTCACTTGATATCTCGAGGAGAGCAGGCCTGGACATTGAGTCACACTCAGAGGACATCTCTTCTAGAACAACTG CATTCAGCCATTTTGAATTGGCCAACGCCAGAATGTGAGATGGTTGCCTACAG GTCTTTCAACCCTTTTTTCCCACTTCTTGGCTGCTTCGTGACACCTGGGGTTCAGCTGTGGGCAGTGTGGGCTATGCAGCATGTCTGCAGCAAAAACC CTGCCAGGTATTGCAACATGCTAATTGAAGAAGGTGGATTGCAGCACTTATACAACATCAAGGAAAATGGCCAGACTGATCCAGATGTCCAGCGAATTGCAATTGCCATTCTAGATAGCTTAGAAAAACATATTGTACGTCATGGGAGACCACCTCCATGTAAAAAGCAGCCACAAGCCAAACCAAACTGA
- the ZYG11B gene encoding protein zyg-11 homolog B isoform X3: MAFHGLLNDGTVGIFRGNQMRLKRACIRKAKISAVAFRKAFCHHKLVELDATGVNADITITDIISGLGSNKWIQQNLQCLVLNSLTLSLEDPYERCFSQLSGLRALSITNVLFYNEDLADVASLPRLESLDISNTSVTDITALLTCKDQLKSLTMHHLKCLKMTTTQILDVLRELKYLNHLDISDDKQFTSDIALRLLEQKDILPNLVSLDISGRKHVTDEAVEAFIQQRPTMQFVGLLATDAGYSEFLTGEGNLKVSGEANETQISEALKRYSERAFFVREALFHLFSLTHIMEKTKPEILKLVVIGMRNHPLNLPVQLAASACVFNLTKQDLAAGMPVRLLADVTHLLLKAMEHFPNHQQLQKNCLLSLCSDRILQDVPFNRFEAAKLVMQWLCNHEDQNMQRMAVAIISILAAKLSTEQTAQLGAELFIVRQLLQIVKQKTNQNLVDTTLKFTLSALWNLTDESPTTCRHFIENQGLELFMRVLESFPSESSIQQKVLGLLNNIAEVKELHSELMWKDFIDHISKLLHSVEVEVSYFAAGIIAHLISRGEQAWTLSHTQRTSLLEQLHSAILNWPTPECEMVAYRSFNPFFPLLGCFVTPGVQLWAVWAMQHVCSKNPARYCNMLIEEGGLQHLYNIKENGQTDPDVQRIAIAILDSLEKHIVRHGRPPPCKKQPQAKPN; encoded by the exons ATGGCATTTCATG GGCTGCTAAACGATGGAACTGTGGGCATCTTTCGAGGCAACCAGATGCGTTTGAAACGAGCTTGTATCCGCAAAGCAAAAATCTCTGCAGTGGCTTTCCGGAAAGCATTTTGCCATCACAAGCTGGTAGAACTTGATGCTACGGGGGTGAATGCAGATATTACAATCACAGACATCATAAGTGGACTTGGCAGCAATAAATGGATCCAACAAAACCTTCAGTGCCTTGTGCTGAACTCATTAACTCTCTCCTTGGAAGACCCATATGAAAGATGCTTCAGTCAGTTGTCTGGTCTTCGTGCTTTGAGCATTACCAATGTGCTGTTCTACAATGAAGACTTAGCAGATGTTGCATCACTTCCAAGGTTAGAAAGTCTAGATATATCCAATACCTCTGTCACTGACATAACTGCACTCCTCACCTGCAAGGATCAACTTAAGTCTCTGACCATGCACCACCTGAAATGCTTGAAAATGACGACCACGCAGATTTTGGATGTTCTAAGAGAACTAAAATATCTGAATCATCTTGATATTTCAGATGATAAACAATTCACATCAGATATAGCACTTCGTTTACTAGAACAGAAAGATATCCTACCTAACCTTGTGTCTTTGGACATTTCCGGAAGAAAGCATGTTACAGATGAAGCTGTAGAAGCATTTATTCAACAAAGACCAACAATGCAGTTTGTGGGACTGTTAGCTACTGATGCTGGCTACTCAGAATTCCTTACAGGAGAAGGAAACTTAAAG GTGTCTGGAGAAGCAAATGAAACTCAGATTTCTGAAGCACTGAAACGGTACAGTGAGCGGGCATTCTTTGTGAGGGAAGCACTCTTTCATCTATTCAGCCTTACGCACATTATGGAAAAAACAAAGCCTGAAATTTTAAAG CTCGTGGTTATTGGAATGCGAAATCACCCGCTGAACTTGCCTGTGCAGTTAGCAGCAAGTGCATGTGTGTTTAACTTAACCAAGCAAGATTTAGCAGCAGGCATGCCTGTTCGACTACTGGCTGATGTCACTCACTTACTCCTTAAGGCCATGGAACATTTTCCCAACCATCAACAG CTGCAGAAGAACTGCCTTCTTTCACTATGCAGTGACAGGATCCTTCAGGATGTTCCATTTAACAG ATTTGAAGCAGCCAAGCTTGTTATGCAGTGGCTATGTAACCATGAAGATCAAAATATGCAGAGGATGGCAGTGGCTATAATCTCCATTCTAGCTGCAAAG CTTTCAACTGAGCAAACAGCTCAACTTGGTGCAGAGCTCTTCATTGTTAGG CAACTTCTACAAATAGTTAAGCAGAAAACAAATCAGAATCTAGTGGATACTACACTCAAGTTTACACTGAGTGCGCTTTGGAATCTCACTGATGAATCTCCAACCACATGTCGGCACTTTATTGAAAATCAAGGTCTAGAACTCTTCATGAGAGTCTTAGAG TCTTTCCCATCTGAGTCGTCTATCCAACAGAAAGTTCTTGGCCTTCTG AACAACATAGCAGAAGTGAAAGAGCTACATTCTGAGCTAATGTGGAAGGACTTCATAGACCACATCAGTAAACTATTGCACAGTGTTGAGGTAGAAGTCAGTTACTTTGCAGCTGGGATTATTGCTCACTTGATATCTCGAGGAGAGCAGGCCTGGACATTGAGTCACACTCAGAGGACATCTCTTCTAGAACAACTG CATTCAGCCATTTTGAATTGGCCAACGCCAGAATGTGAGATGGTTGCCTACAG GTCTTTCAACCCTTTTTTCCCACTTCTTGGCTGCTTCGTGACACCTGGGGTTCAGCTGTGGGCAGTGTGGGCTATGCAGCATGTCTGCAGCAAAAACC CTGCCAGGTATTGCAACATGCTAATTGAAGAAGGTGGATTGCAGCACTTATACAACATCAAGGAAAATGGCCAGACTGATCCAGATGTCCAGCGAATTGCAATTGCCATTCTAGATAGCTTAGAAAAACATATTGTACGTCATGGGAGACCACCTCCATGTAAAAAGCAGCCACAAGCCAAACCAAACTGA
- the ZYG11B gene encoding protein zyg-11 homolog B isoform X2: MEEASPYTLLDICLNFLTADLEKFCTERQDGTLCLQEPGIFPQEVADRLLQTMAFHGLLNDGTVGIFRGNQMRLKRACIRKAKISAVAFRKAFCHHKLVELDATGVNADITITDIISGLGSNKWIQQNLQCLVLNSLTLSLEDPYERCFSQLSGLRALSITNVLFYNEDLADVASLPRLESLDISNTSVTDITALLTCKDQLKSLTMHHLKCLKMTTTQILDVLRELKYLNHLDISDDKQFTSDIALRLLEQKDILPNLVSLDISGRKHVTDEAVEAFIQQRPTMQFVGLLATDAGYSEFLTGEGNLKVSGEANETQISEALKRYSERAFFVREALFHLFSLTHIMEKTKPEILKLVVIGMRNHPLNLPVQLAASACVFNLTKQDLAAGMPVRLLADVTHLLLKAMEHFPNHQQLQKNCLLSLCSDRILQDVPFNRFEAAKLVMQWLCNHEDQNMQRMAVAIISILAAKLSTEQTAQLGAELFIVRQLLQIVKQKTNQNLVDTTLKFTLSALWNLTDESPTTCRHFIENQGLELFMRVLENNIAEVKELHSELMWKDFIDHISKLLHSVEVEVSYFAAGIIAHLISRGEQAWTLSHTQRTSLLEQLHSAILNWPTPECEMVAYRSFNPFFPLLGCFVTPGVQLWAVWAMQHVCSKNPARYCNMLIEEGGLQHLYNIKENGQTDPDVQRIAIAILDSLEKHIVRHGRPPPCKKQPQAKPN, from the exons GAGGAGGCATCTCCATATACTTTACTTGATATCTGCTTGAATTTTCTGACTGCTGACCTAGAGAAGTTTTGTACAGAAAGGCAAGATGGAACACTGTGCTTGCAGGAGCCTGGAATATTTCCACAAGAAGTGGCTGATCGACTGCTGCAGACTATGGCATTTCATG GGCTGCTAAACGATGGAACTGTGGGCATCTTTCGAGGCAACCAGATGCGTTTGAAACGAGCTTGTATCCGCAAAGCAAAAATCTCTGCAGTGGCTTTCCGGAAAGCATTTTGCCATCACAAGCTGGTAGAACTTGATGCTACGGGGGTGAATGCAGATATTACAATCACAGACATCATAAGTGGACTTGGCAGCAATAAATGGATCCAACAAAACCTTCAGTGCCTTGTGCTGAACTCATTAACTCTCTCCTTGGAAGACCCATATGAAAGATGCTTCAGTCAGTTGTCTGGTCTTCGTGCTTTGAGCATTACCAATGTGCTGTTCTACAATGAAGACTTAGCAGATGTTGCATCACTTCCAAGGTTAGAAAGTCTAGATATATCCAATACCTCTGTCACTGACATAACTGCACTCCTCACCTGCAAGGATCAACTTAAGTCTCTGACCATGCACCACCTGAAATGCTTGAAAATGACGACCACGCAGATTTTGGATGTTCTAAGAGAACTAAAATATCTGAATCATCTTGATATTTCAGATGATAAACAATTCACATCAGATATAGCACTTCGTTTACTAGAACAGAAAGATATCCTACCTAACCTTGTGTCTTTGGACATTTCCGGAAGAAAGCATGTTACAGATGAAGCTGTAGAAGCATTTATTCAACAAAGACCAACAATGCAGTTTGTGGGACTGTTAGCTACTGATGCTGGCTACTCAGAATTCCTTACAGGAGAAGGAAACTTAAAG GTGTCTGGAGAAGCAAATGAAACTCAGATTTCTGAAGCACTGAAACGGTACAGTGAGCGGGCATTCTTTGTGAGGGAAGCACTCTTTCATCTATTCAGCCTTACGCACATTATGGAAAAAACAAAGCCTGAAATTTTAAAG CTCGTGGTTATTGGAATGCGAAATCACCCGCTGAACTTGCCTGTGCAGTTAGCAGCAAGTGCATGTGTGTTTAACTTAACCAAGCAAGATTTAGCAGCAGGCATGCCTGTTCGACTACTGGCTGATGTCACTCACTTACTCCTTAAGGCCATGGAACATTTTCCCAACCATCAACAG CTGCAGAAGAACTGCCTTCTTTCACTATGCAGTGACAGGATCCTTCAGGATGTTCCATTTAACAG ATTTGAAGCAGCCAAGCTTGTTATGCAGTGGCTATGTAACCATGAAGATCAAAATATGCAGAGGATGGCAGTGGCTATAATCTCCATTCTAGCTGCAAAG CTTTCAACTGAGCAAACAGCTCAACTTGGTGCAGAGCTCTTCATTGTTAGG CAACTTCTACAAATAGTTAAGCAGAAAACAAATCAGAATCTAGTGGATACTACACTCAAGTTTACACTGAGTGCGCTTTGGAATCTCACTGATGAATCTCCAACCACATGTCGGCACTTTATTGAAAATCAAGGTCTAGAACTCTTCATGAGAGTCTTAGAG AACAACATAGCAGAAGTGAAAGAGCTACATTCTGAGCTAATGTGGAAGGACTTCATAGACCACATCAGTAAACTATTGCACAGTGTTGAGGTAGAAGTCAGTTACTTTGCAGCTGGGATTATTGCTCACTTGATATCTCGAGGAGAGCAGGCCTGGACATTGAGTCACACTCAGAGGACATCTCTTCTAGAACAACTG CATTCAGCCATTTTGAATTGGCCAACGCCAGAATGTGAGATGGTTGCCTACAG GTCTTTCAACCCTTTTTTCCCACTTCTTGGCTGCTTCGTGACACCTGGGGTTCAGCTGTGGGCAGTGTGGGCTATGCAGCATGTCTGCAGCAAAAACC CTGCCAGGTATTGCAACATGCTAATTGAAGAAGGTGGATTGCAGCACTTATACAACATCAAGGAAAATGGCCAGACTGATCCAGATGTCCAGCGAATTGCAATTGCCATTCTAGATAGCTTAGAAAAACATATTGTACGTCATGGGAGACCACCTCCATGTAAAAAGCAGCCACAAGCCAAACCAAACTGA